In Paenibacillus ihbetae, the following are encoded in one genomic region:
- a CDS encoding beta-N-acetylhexosaminidase, giving the protein MKLRFEGLTADIESGARILLHELGVELSEDGFPVRIGQSEGDHLEAGREADHAYIRYGAKHQFFRGLGLLVQHSRHREAFHIREQQRFDQIGPMFDLSRNAVLTVESFKLMLNKLALMGMNTVMLYMEDTYGIEDEPYFGYMRGRYTQEELREIDDYADQFGIEAFPSIQTLAHLEEFLKWEPIKHYRDTKGALLVGSERTDSLIERMIEAASAPFRSKKIHIGMDEAEELGRGKYLDLNGYESRFDIMIAHLDKVLAAVRKRGLKPMMWSDMFLKLASGGGGDAAYYDKDTSIPEEMARRIPKDVDMVYWDYTHMEPGDYKKLIANHRPLGCNLVFAGAVWIFNTFGVNYGLSLNASDVALQVCKQEGIREVYATMWGDDGNEGNPFAALLGLQLYAEHAYSEKKPSQAHLAERVKFCTGIEMDTFLLLKDLDEIPGQEPNNAKQSNPSKFLLYQDVLLGLFDKQIEGLDLANHYAELEQRIRDKRSPGAGLDYLFDMPEKLSAVLKRKSEIGITLKRAYDAKDHESLRHIAKSVLPAIADAVRDLRASHRIQWHRMFKPFGWEVIDIRYGGVLTRLDTASLRILDYVDGRIPRLEELEQERLVFSTTNRFNHKGVGWCSHYYRMASPNVFYHVLNPF; this is encoded by the coding sequence ATGAAATTACGTTTCGAGGGCCTAACCGCGGATATTGAATCCGGCGCCCGGATATTATTGCATGAGCTTGGCGTGGAGCTGAGTGAGGACGGATTTCCTGTCCGCATCGGACAGTCGGAGGGCGATCATCTGGAGGCCGGCCGCGAAGCGGACCACGCCTACATCCGCTATGGAGCGAAGCATCAATTCTTCCGTGGATTGGGCCTGCTCGTTCAGCACAGCCGACATCGCGAAGCCTTCCATATTCGGGAGCAACAGCGATTCGACCAGATCGGACCTATGTTCGACCTGTCCCGCAATGCAGTGCTCACGGTAGAAAGCTTCAAGCTGATGCTGAATAAACTCGCCTTAATGGGCATGAATACCGTCATGCTGTATATGGAGGATACGTACGGGATCGAGGACGAGCCCTATTTTGGATATATGCGGGGCCGCTATACGCAGGAGGAGCTGCGGGAAATCGACGACTATGCCGATCAATTCGGCATTGAGGCGTTTCCGAGCATCCAAACCTTGGCGCATCTGGAGGAGTTCCTGAAGTGGGAGCCGATCAAGCACTACCGCGATACGAAGGGAGCGCTGCTCGTCGGCAGCGAGCGAACCGATTCCCTTATTGAACGGATGATTGAAGCAGCCAGCGCCCCGTTCCGCAGCAAGAAAATCCACATCGGCATGGACGAGGCGGAGGAACTCGGTCGAGGCAAGTATCTGGACCTGAACGGGTATGAGAGCCGCTTCGACATCATGATCGCGCACCTGGACAAAGTGCTGGCTGCCGTCCGCAAGCGCGGACTCAAGCCGATGATGTGGAGCGACATGTTCCTCAAACTCGCTTCCGGCGGAGGCGGCGATGCGGCATATTACGATAAGGACACCTCGATCCCGGAAGAGATGGCCCGCCGCATCCCGAAGGACGTGGACATGGTGTACTGGGACTATACCCATATGGAGCCGGGCGACTATAAGAAGTTGATCGCAAATCACCGTCCCCTCGGCTGCAATCTCGTCTTTGCCGGCGCGGTGTGGATTTTCAATACGTTCGGCGTCAATTACGGCCTCTCCCTGAACGCATCCGATGTCGCATTGCAGGTGTGTAAGCAGGAGGGCATCCGCGAGGTATACGCAACCATGTGGGGAGACGACGGAAATGAGGGCAATCCGTTCGCGGCCCTGCTGGGCCTTCAGTTATACGCGGAGCACGCCTACTCGGAGAAAAAGCCTTCCCAGGCCCACTTGGCCGAACGTGTGAAATTCTGCACGGGCATCGAGATGGACACCTTTCTGCTGCTCAAGGACCTGGACGAAATTCCGGGCCAGGAGCCGAACAATGCCAAGCAAAGTAATCCGTCGAAATTTCTGCTGTACCAGGATGTGCTTCTCGGTTTATTCGACAAGCAGATTGAGGGCTTGGACCTCGCGAACCATTACGCGGAGCTGGAGCAGCGCATTCGCGACAAGCGCAGCCCGGGTGCCGGGCTGGATTATCTGTTCGACATGCCGGAAAAGCTGAGCGCCGTATTGAAGCGCAAAAGCGAAATCGGCATCACCTTGAAGCGTGCCTATGATGCCAAGGACCACGAGTCGCTGCGGCATATCGCCAAAAGCGTGCTTCCTGCCATCGCGGATGCCGTCCGCGACCTGCGCGCCTCACACCGCATTCAGTGGCACCGGATGTTCAAACCTTTCGGCTGGGAGGTCATCGATATCCGCTACGGAGGCGTCCTCACCCGCCTGGACACCGCATCGCTCCGCATTCTTGATTATGTGGACGGACGAATCCCGCGGCTCGAGGAGCTGGAGCAGGAACGGCTCGTGTTCAGCACCACCAACCGGTTCAACCACAAAGGCGTCGGCTGGTGCAGCCACTATTACCGGATGGCGTCGCCAAACGTATTCTATCATGTGCTGAATCCGTTCTGA
- a CDS encoding ABC transporter permease encodes MWTTLEQIFPYAIVFTIPLLITALGALFSERSGVVNIGLDGLMIVGSFIGAFVVSKMQAQFGGSWWVLWVGLLAAAAASALFSLLHAFASINLSANQIISGTAINMIAGALTIFLARNITGSGNIRITSGFRPFDFPLLSDIPIIGDLFFTNTYITTWLVLILLLVSAFILYKTPFGLRLRACGEHPHAAEAAGIRVRAMRYVGVMISGAFAGLGGAVILMTYSGEFTGNVAGLGFLALASLIFGQWKPFGILAATFFFGFASTVANVSQVIPQLAVIPPVILKIFPYVVTLIALVIFSKSSNAPKAVGEPFDSGKR; translated from the coding sequence ATGTGGACAACGCTTGAACAGATTTTTCCGTATGCCATCGTCTTCACCATCCCGCTGTTGATAACCGCCTTGGGCGCGCTGTTCAGTGAACGAAGCGGGGTCGTGAATATCGGCCTCGATGGACTGATGATCGTCGGTTCCTTTATTGGAGCCTTTGTCGTATCCAAAATGCAGGCGCAGTTCGGGGGAAGCTGGTGGGTGCTGTGGGTCGGACTTCTGGCCGCGGCGGCGGCAAGCGCCCTATTCTCGCTCCTTCACGCCTTTGCGAGCATTAATCTTAGCGCCAACCAGATCATCAGCGGTACGGCAATCAATATGATTGCGGGGGCGCTGACGATCTTCCTGGCCCGGAATATTACGGGGAGCGGCAACATCCGCATTACGAGCGGCTTTAGACCGTTTGATTTTCCATTATTGTCGGATATTCCGATCATCGGAGATCTGTTCTTTACGAACACTTACATCACGACGTGGCTCGTGCTGATCCTGCTATTGGTGAGTGCGTTTATCCTGTACAAGACGCCGTTCGGTCTGCGCTTAAGAGCTTGCGGCGAGCATCCGCACGCTGCGGAGGCGGCCGGAATTCGGGTGCGCGCCATGCGGTATGTCGGCGTCATGATTTCCGGCGCTTTCGCCGGGCTTGGCGGTGCCGTCATCCTGATGACCTATTCCGGCGAATTTACCGGCAACGTCGCAGGTTTGGGCTTCCTCGCCCTGGCCTCGCTCATCTTCGGCCAATGGAAGCCGTTCGGTATTCTGGCGGCAACGTTCTTCTTCGGATTTGCGAGCACCGTGGCGAACGTCTCGCAGGTTATTCCGCAGCTGGCCGTGATCCCGCCGGTGATCCTGAAGATTTTCCCTTACGTGGTCACCTTGATCGCATTGGTCATTTTCTCGAAGTCCTCCAATGCGCCTAAGGCCGTCGGGGAGCCGTTCGACTCAGGCAAGCGCTAA
- a CDS encoding ABC transporter permease, translating into MNNSIKSLLAVLFGLLAGALLMAVTGHNPVEGYKFLIQGGLKSPERIGNTLATATPLILTGLSVAFAFRTGLFNIGAAGQMLFGGFCATAVGLSVDLPRALLLTLMVLAGFIGGALWALIPGILKARYNVHEVVSTIMMNWTAYWTVYYVIPGYFKGESLETESRQLPPEAMLHASWLSDMFQGSYINLGFFIGVVAVLVVAFLINKTTLGYELKAVGFNRHSAEYAGIAVKRSIVLSMFIAGGIAGLAGVAQYAGNASSLQIGVLPSQGFDGIAVALLGANAPLGVMLSALFFGLLYSGRGFMNAMTEIPPEIADSIIAIIIYFAATSILIERLIRKWKVRKPRAPHSAANKKQGEREHVDNA; encoded by the coding sequence ATGAATAACAGCATAAAATCACTGCTGGCCGTCCTCTTCGGCCTCCTGGCAGGGGCGCTGCTGATGGCGGTGACCGGCCACAATCCGGTGGAAGGCTACAAATTCCTGATCCAGGGCGGGCTGAAGAGCCCGGAGCGGATCGGCAACACGCTGGCGACGGCAACCCCGCTCATCTTGACGGGCTTGTCGGTAGCCTTTGCCTTCCGGACGGGGCTGTTCAACATCGGGGCCGCAGGCCAGATGTTGTTCGGCGGCTTCTGCGCAACGGCAGTCGGCCTCTCGGTGGATCTGCCGCGGGCTCTGCTGCTGACGCTGATGGTGCTGGCCGGATTCATCGGCGGGGCTTTGTGGGCGCTGATCCCCGGCATTTTGAAGGCCCGTTACAACGTGCATGAGGTCGTATCGACCATCATGATGAACTGGACGGCGTATTGGACCGTGTACTACGTCATTCCGGGATATTTTAAAGGGGAGAGCCTGGAGACGGAATCCCGTCAGCTCCCGCCGGAGGCGATGCTTCACGCGTCCTGGCTGAGCGATATGTTCCAGGGCTCGTACATCAATCTCGGCTTTTTTATCGGGGTGGTGGCCGTTCTGGTCGTCGCCTTCCTGATCAATAAAACGACGCTCGGCTATGAGCTGAAGGCGGTCGGATTCAACCGCCACTCGGCCGAATACGCAGGGATTGCGGTGAAACGCAGCATCGTGCTGTCGATGTTCATCGCCGGCGGCATTGCCGGCCTTGCGGGCGTGGCGCAGTACGCCGGGAATGCGTCGAGCCTTCAGATCGGCGTCTTGCCGAGCCAGGGCTTTGACGGCATTGCCGTTGCGCTGCTCGGGGCGAACGCACCGCTTGGCGTGATGCTCTCCGCGCTCTTCTTCGGCCTGCTGTATTCGGGCCGGGGATTCATGAACGCGATGACGGAAATTCCGCCGGAGATCGCGGATTCGATTATTGCCATCATCATCTATTTTGCGGCGACAAGCATTCTGATCGAACGCCTGATCCGCAAGTGGAAAGTGCGCAAGCCGAGAGCACCGCACAGCGCGGCAAATAAAAAGCAGGGGGAACGAGAACATGTGGACAACGCTTGA
- a CDS encoding 5'-nucleotidase C-terminal domain-containing protein, translating into MRIRFQKGRQQLSVLLAIAMLVSILVPFGSVQVAEASPRNDQVVISQVYGGGGGNGAVYANDFIELFNPTGQAVDLTGWKVRYASAAGDFNNTTSLTGSIEPYQYLLIQQSGGNTGKPLPTPDLTGNMSLAASNGKVDLVNAAGERVDLIGYGSANASESNPTAALSADKAAIRKELPAGQPGNRGLDTDNNAEDFNVGAPDPRNKSYQATPGNPGSGLGKVTASPEPNAWPAGTEIKLAPPTVGASVYADVYVSGNAGRGFELVDGPIVINEPTRIDAFAAMEGVPDGPVTSFQYDILKQTSVAEARAKSKGEHVWTEGIITHIEGRETYIQDDTAGIVLYDYPIGAGVGDRVSVAGVMEIYNNLQEIKPHPLLPYNVTDSNVGSPQAVRISGADLAADKGEAYEARLVYLEDVSIKSENRAGEFTAEQGGHEFIIYSGLSKLAPGKTFSRVTGVVKQYGNIYELIPLSNDALIEDMFSVIASPGPGPIIIGSTVELSSPTTGASIYYTVDGTTPTAASTLYTKPIQVDRDMTIKAIVVSGTNVSKVYEFAYKATQQPRIADIQGEGHASPYNGQTVKGIEGIVTQYGYTFSNGSIKGFYIQDAEPDNNPNTSDAIFVFGTGGKLPEVGDLVSVTGKVAEYNEGSSSNLTSTQIELQSLTVISENQPLPEPVTLGKGGRPIPASIIDNDRLQVFDPEEDAIDFYESLEGMRVRLPDPTIISPYWTSSGTYNIPTRVENNVPDVITPAGGLVLKEQGNFNPQRLIIAYGNPGQEVSTGDTFAEDVIGVIGYNSGNFKVIPPKDGLPAIEGGSFEQEVSTIDVKDDQLRVATYNIENFYPGVGSAKINKLAESIASHLKSPDIIGLVEVQDNNGEKNDGTTAADQSYRALIEAIKAAGGPEYSFTDIDPVNNKDGGAPGANIRVGFLYNADRVMLSESVNGKKGSSTDAVAYDAATDQLTYNPGRIEPENSAFHASRKPLAAQFEFRGEKVIVVANHFNSKSGDQGPFGSTQPPLLSSEAQRHQIAAVVNGFVKDVLKGNPDANIIVLGDLNDFQFTQTGMILKGNELDNLIDILPPGERYTYTYDGNSQVLDHILVSKNLTKSAEVDVVHLNADFPASKGRVSDHDPVVAQLDLTGEAASGFPLTILHTNDTHANLDTVSSPDNIARRVTAIKEAKASAVNPLLVDAGDVFSGTLYFNQYEGQADLAFMNLVQYDAMTFGNHEFDKGSEVLNAFIENAKFPFVSSNVNFSADPVLREKFNDGVTRDAKAANIYPAVIMEVDGQEVGLIGLTTEDTANIASPGPVTFDDAVQKAKDTVAMLRQEGINKIVVLSHLGYDVDVNLAKAVEGIDIIVGGHSHTKLDQAVVDRTDSEPKLIVQTGEKGQFLGRLEVVFDDEGVLQDWNSRLISVDEKDSSGQYVIQPDAEALNLLNTKYKPGVEELKQTEVGYTEVKLNGVRADVRTKETNLGNLIADGMLDAARAAGTNAVIALQNGGGIRESIEAGKVTMGDIMTVLPFNNDLVTITLTGQEIKEALENGVSKIPAQDGRFPHIAGMRFYYDSTKPAGERVLRMEVKGKNGYELIDPKQSYEVATNAFTAKGGDFYASLEKAYQEGRVKLLYLPDYEVFSGYVKKVGTITDKTSAVEGRIVDLKGAPLPGGPDPGQPGQPGQPGQPGQPGNPGTPGSPGPATPPVNPPGTGTPLPAEPGKVKVQVQVKDGEASGTVTGSALKDALKQPAGGKVTVEAVSTQPFQSASITVDNEALQAWLAQAGAQVLSVETPFGSFDLPKKEVDLQDLAKQMGTDTAGIRLVVRVAKNTDALKAAAAQGYRPLQAVSYAVEAHASSGKTAQLNEFASYVKRSVAVDQTGPANSLAVVRLNEGRYTPVPFKVNGQQVDIYSRESGTYLVLRNTATFPDIASHWSKGDVESLAAKMIVTGRSEQAFVPDAPITRAEFAALIVRALGLSAAAGPDSFQDISVYDWHAGSIRAAVEAGIVNGYSDGTFRPDRTITREEMAAMAHNALEYAGYEQGGAAPIRFADEAHIGAWAEEAVQVLGGLGILNGDNRQRFVPKSHATRGESAAVLNRMLGKLTFAK; encoded by the coding sequence ATGCGCATTCGATTCCAGAAGGGCCGACAACAGCTCAGTGTACTTCTTGCTATTGCAATGCTGGTAAGTATTCTTGTTCCTTTCGGATCCGTGCAGGTAGCGGAAGCTTCGCCTCGGAATGATCAAGTCGTCATCAGCCAGGTTTATGGGGGCGGCGGGGGCAACGGGGCGGTCTATGCGAACGATTTCATCGAGTTGTTCAACCCTACGGGACAGGCCGTAGACCTTACAGGCTGGAAGGTACGTTATGCAAGTGCAGCAGGTGACTTTAATAACACAACCTCGTTAACAGGCAGCATTGAGCCTTATCAATATCTATTAATTCAGCAAAGCGGGGGCAATACAGGGAAGCCTCTTCCAACGCCCGATCTGACAGGGAACATGTCCCTAGCCGCAAGTAACGGCAAGGTGGATCTGGTGAATGCCGCAGGAGAGCGCGTCGATCTGATCGGCTACGGCTCCGCAAACGCTTCGGAAAGCAATCCGACGGCTGCGTTATCCGCTGACAAGGCAGCGATCCGGAAAGAATTGCCTGCAGGTCAGCCCGGGAATCGGGGACTGGATACAGACAACAATGCAGAAGATTTCAACGTTGGTGCACCGGACCCCCGCAACAAATCATATCAGGCTACGCCCGGAAATCCCGGCAGCGGCTTAGGCAAGGTAACGGCCTCCCCGGAACCGAATGCCTGGCCGGCAGGGACAGAGATTAAGCTGGCCCCGCCTACGGTAGGCGCCTCGGTCTATGCGGATGTGTACGTTTCGGGTAACGCCGGCAGAGGGTTTGAGCTCGTAGACGGTCCGATCGTCATCAACGAGCCGACCCGAATCGATGCGTTTGCCGCTATGGAAGGCGTTCCGGATGGGCCGGTAACGTCGTTCCAATATGATATTTTGAAGCAAACATCGGTTGCGGAAGCGAGAGCCAAGTCTAAAGGCGAACACGTCTGGACGGAAGGCATCATCACACATATCGAAGGCAGAGAAACTTATATCCAGGACGATACGGCCGGCATCGTGCTCTACGATTATCCGATTGGCGCAGGAGTGGGCGATCGGGTCAGCGTGGCCGGCGTGATGGAAATCTACAACAATTTGCAAGAGATCAAACCGCATCCACTGCTGCCGTATAACGTGACGGACAGCAACGTCGGATCGCCGCAGGCGGTACGGATTAGCGGAGCGGATCTAGCTGCAGACAAAGGGGAAGCTTACGAGGCAAGGCTGGTTTATTTGGAGGATGTGTCCATTAAGTCCGAGAATCGGGCGGGCGAGTTTACGGCCGAGCAAGGCGGGCACGAATTCATCATTTATTCCGGTCTGTCGAAGCTTGCTCCGGGTAAAACCTTCAGCCGGGTAACGGGCGTGGTGAAGCAGTACGGCAATATCTACGAGCTGATCCCGCTAAGCAATGACGCCTTGATTGAAGACATGTTCTCCGTGATCGCAAGCCCGGGGCCAGGCCCGATTATTATCGGAAGCACGGTAGAGCTGTCGAGTCCGACGACTGGAGCCAGCATCTATTATACGGTGGATGGAACGACTCCGACGGCAGCAAGCACGCTGTACACCAAGCCGATTCAAGTGGATCGCGATATGACCATCAAGGCCATCGTGGTCTCTGGCACGAATGTGAGCAAAGTGTATGAGTTTGCTTACAAGGCGACACAGCAGCCGCGCATTGCGGACATTCAGGGCGAAGGACACGCCTCGCCGTATAATGGGCAGACCGTGAAGGGCATTGAGGGCATCGTTACGCAATACGGCTATACCTTCTCCAATGGCAGCATCAAGGGCTTCTATATCCAGGATGCAGAGCCGGATAATAATCCGAACACATCCGATGCGATTTTCGTGTTCGGGACGGGCGGCAAGCTGCCAGAGGTGGGCGACCTTGTGTCCGTTACCGGCAAAGTAGCGGAATATAACGAAGGAAGCTCGTCGAATCTGACCTCAACCCAGATCGAGCTGCAATCGCTCACCGTTATCTCGGAAAATCAGCCGCTGCCGGAGCCGGTTACGCTGGGCAAGGGAGGACGGCCGATCCCGGCATCGATTATCGATAACGATCGACTCCAGGTGTTCGATCCGGAAGAAGACGCCATCGATTTCTACGAATCGCTTGAAGGGATGCGGGTCAGACTGCCGGACCCGACGATTATTAGTCCGTATTGGACGAGCAGCGGCACCTACAACATTCCGACACGTGTCGAAAACAACGTTCCGGACGTCATTACGCCGGCAGGCGGTCTGGTGCTGAAGGAGCAGGGCAACTTCAACCCGCAGCGCTTGATCATCGCTTACGGGAATCCGGGGCAGGAAGTGAGCACGGGCGATACATTTGCCGAGGACGTCATCGGCGTGATCGGATACAACAGCGGCAATTTCAAGGTCATTCCTCCGAAGGACGGGCTGCCTGCGATCGAAGGCGGTTCCTTTGAGCAAGAGGTATCCACGATCGACGTGAAGGATGACCAGCTGCGCGTGGCGACCTATAATATCGAGAACTTTTATCCTGGCGTGGGCTCCGCCAAGATCAACAAGCTTGCGGAATCCATCGCGAGTCATTTGAAATCCCCCGACATCATCGGTCTCGTCGAAGTTCAGGACAACAACGGGGAGAAGAATGACGGCACGACGGCGGCCGATCAAAGCTATCGGGCGCTGATCGAAGCGATCAAAGCGGCCGGCGGACCGGAGTACAGCTTCACGGACATCGATCCGGTCAACAACAAAGATGGCGGTGCACCGGGTGCGAATATCCGGGTAGGCTTCCTCTATAACGCCGACCGCGTCATGCTGTCGGAGAGCGTGAACGGCAAGAAAGGCTCCTCGACGGATGCGGTTGCCTATGATGCGGCCACGGATCAGCTTACCTACAATCCGGGCCGGATCGAACCGGAGAACAGCGCGTTCCATGCATCCCGCAAGCCGCTGGCCGCCCAGTTCGAATTCCGCGGCGAAAAAGTGATCGTCGTAGCGAATCACTTCAATTCGAAATCCGGAGACCAAGGGCCTTTTGGCAGCACGCAGCCGCCACTGCTATCCAGTGAGGCTCAGCGCCATCAGATTGCGGCTGTCGTGAACGGCTTCGTCAAGGATGTGCTGAAGGGCAATCCTGACGCGAATATCATCGTTCTGGGCGATTTGAATGATTTCCAGTTCACGCAGACCGGAATGATTCTGAAAGGCAATGAGCTCGACAATCTGATCGACATTCTGCCGCCGGGAGAGCGGTATACGTATACGTACGATGGCAACTCGCAGGTGCTTGACCATATTCTGGTCAGCAAGAATCTGACGAAGTCGGCTGAGGTTGACGTTGTCCATCTTAACGCCGATTTCCCGGCCTCCAAAGGCCGCGTGTCCGACCATGATCCGGTGGTCGCGCAGCTGGATCTGACGGGCGAGGCCGCTTCGGGCTTCCCGCTGACGATTCTGCATACGAACGATACGCATGCGAATCTGGATACCGTCAGCTCGCCTGACAACATCGCGCGCCGGGTGACGGCGATTAAAGAAGCGAAGGCTTCAGCGGTGAATCCGCTGCTTGTGGATGCGGGGGATGTATTCTCCGGGACGCTCTATTTTAATCAATATGAAGGACAAGCCGATCTGGCGTTCATGAATCTGGTTCAATACGATGCGATGACCTTCGGCAACCATGAATTCGACAAGGGATCCGAGGTGTTGAACGCCTTCATCGAGAACGCGAAATTCCCGTTCGTGTCTTCGAATGTGAACTTCTCGGCAGATCCTGTGCTTCGGGAGAAATTCAACGATGGCGTTACGAGGGATGCCAAAGCCGCCAACATTTATCCGGCGGTCATCATGGAAGTGGACGGCCAGGAGGTCGGCCTGATCGGCCTGACCACCGAAGACACGGCGAACATTGCTTCTCCGGGGCCGGTCACGTTTGACGATGCCGTACAGAAGGCTAAGGATACCGTCGCGATGCTTCGGCAGGAAGGCATTAACAAAATCGTCGTGCTGTCGCACTTGGGCTACGACGTGGACGTAAACCTGGCCAAGGCCGTGGAAGGTATCGATATTATCGTGGGCGGGCACAGCCACACCAAGCTGGATCAAGCCGTCGTGGATCGTACGGACAGCGAGCCGAAGCTGATCGTACAGACCGGCGAGAAGGGTCAATTCCTAGGCAGGCTGGAAGTTGTGTTCGACGACGAGGGCGTTCTGCAGGATTGGAACAGCCGCTTGATCTCGGTTGATGAAAAAGATAGCAGCGGCCAGTACGTGATCCAGCCGGATGCCGAGGCGCTCAACCTTCTGAATACGAAATATAAGCCGGGCGTAGAGGAATTGAAGCAGACGGAGGTCGGCTATACGGAGGTTAAATTGAACGGAGTCCGGGCCGATGTGCGGACGAAGGAAACAAATCTTGGAAACCTGATTGCCGACGGCATGCTGGATGCGGCGCGGGCAGCGGGAACGAATGCGGTGATCGCGCTGCAGAACGGCGGAGGCATCCGGGAGTCGATCGAAGCCGGCAAGGTTACGATGGGCGACATCATGACGGTCCTGCCGTTCAACAACGATCTGGTTACCATCACCCTGACCGGTCAGGAAATTAAAGAGGCGCTGGAAAACGGAGTGTCCAAAATCCCTGCCCAGGACGGACGGTTCCCGCATATTGCCGGCATGAGGTTCTACTATGATTCCACAAAACCGGCCGGTGAGCGTGTGCTCCGCATGGAAGTGAAGGGCAAGAACGGCTATGAGCTGATCGATCCGAAGCAATCTTACGAGGTTGCTACGAATGCGTTTACCGCCAAGGGCGGCGATTTCTACGCATCGCTAGAGAAGGCCTATCAGGAAGGGCGCGTAAAGCTGCTTTATCTTCCGGACTATGAGGTTTTCTCGGGTTATGTGAAAAAGGTAGGTACGATTACGGACAAAACCTCGGCTGTCGAAGGCCGGATCGTTGACTTGAAAGGAGCACCGCTTCCTGGAGGACCTGATCCGGGGCAGCCAGGACAGCCAGGACAGCCAGGGCAGCCTGGCCAGCCTGGAAATCCAGGCACACCGGGTTCTCCTGGACCGGCAACCCCTCCGGTGAACCCGCCGGGTACGGGCACGCCATTGCCTGCAGAGCCGGGCAAAGTCAAGGTGCAGGTTCAAGTGAAGGATGGAGAAGCTTCCGGCACGGTGACCGGGTCTGCCTTGAAGGATGCGTTGAAGCAGCCGGCTGGCGGAAAAGTAACGGTCGAGGCCGTAAGCACGCAGCCTTTCCAATCCGCCTCGATTACGGTGGATAATGAGGCTCTGCAAGCTTGGCTTGCCCAAGCGGGCGCCCAGGTGCTGAGCGTCGAAACGCCTTTCGGAAGCTTCGATCTGCCGAAGAAGGAGGTTGACCTTCAAGATTTGGCGAAGCAGATGGGGACAGATACCGCCGGGATTCGCCTGGTTGTCCGGGTGGCCAAGAATACCGACGCGTTGAAGGCTGCTGCAGCCCAAGGCTATCGCCCGCTGCAAGCGGTGAGCTACGCTGTAGAAGCGCATGCTTCCAGCGGCAAAACCGCGCAGTTGAATGAATTTGCGTCTTACGTGAAGCGCTCGGTCGCGGTGGATCAGACCGGGCCGGCCAATTCGCTGGCGGTGGTGCGTCTGAACGAGGGACGCTACACGCCGGTGCCTTTCAAAGTGAACGGGCAGCAGGTCGATATTTACAGCCGGGAGAGCGGGACTTATCTGGTTCTCCGGAATACGGCCACGTTCCCAGACATCGCTTCCCACTGGTCGAAGGGGGACGTTGAATCGCTCGCTGCCAAGATGATCGTTACCGGACGTTCGGAGCAGGCCTTCGTGCCGGATGCTCCGATCACGCGGGCGGAGTTTGCAGCGCTGATTGTAAGGGCGCTCGGTCTAAGTGCTGCTGCGGGACCGGATTCCTTCCAGGATATATCGGTATACGATTGGCATGCCGGTTCGATCCGGGCAGCTGTGGAAGCGGGCATCGTTAATGGTTATTCGGACGGCACATTCCGACCGGACCGGACGATTACGCGCGAAGAGATGGCGGCTATGGCGCATAATGCGCTGGAATACGCCGGGTACGAGCAAGGCGGCGCTGCGCCAATCCGCTTCGCTGACGAGGCTCACATCGGTGCTTGGGCCGAGGAAGCGGTGCAGGTTCTGGGCGGGCTTGGTATTCTGAACGGCGATAACCGACAGCGGTTCGTGCCGAAGTCCCATGCAACGCGAGGCGAGAGCGCCGCGGTGCTGAACCGGATGTTGGGCAAGCTGACGTTTGCGAAGTAA
- a CDS encoding RNA polymerase sigma factor: MQTYSLRPGGDIAEAYEVYGGMLFKIAMVYLGNKQDAEEAMQETFIKLMNKAPVFIDREHEKAWLIRVITNQCKNMLSSLWRKRVTRMEHMDDYFEEPSERLLMDHVMGLPFKYKSVIHLFYYEDYSVRQIAGILQISESAVKMRLQRGRKLLRMDLEGEECP; the protein is encoded by the coding sequence ATGCAGACATATTCGCTCCGGCCGGGCGGGGATATTGCGGAAGCCTATGAAGTATACGGCGGCATGCTGTTCAAAATTGCGATGGTTTACCTTGGAAACAAGCAGGATGCCGAGGAAGCCATGCAGGAAACGTTCATCAAGCTGATGAACAAAGCACCTGTGTTCATTGACCGGGAGCACGAGAAAGCCTGGCTGATCCGGGTGATCACAAACCAGTGCAAAAACATGCTGTCCAGTCTGTGGCGCAAACGGGTGACCCGCATGGAGCATATGGACGATTACTTCGAGGAGCCGTCGGAACGTCTGCTCATGGATCATGTGATGGGCCTGCCTTTTAAATATAAGTCGGTTATTCATCTGTTTTATTACGAGGATTATTCGGTGCGGCAAATCGCCGGCATTCTCCAGATCAGCGAATCTGCCGTCAAAATGCGTCTTCAGCGCGGCAGAAAGCTGCTGCGAATGGACCTGGAAGGGGAGGAGTGCCCATGA